The following are encoded in a window of Thermoanaerobacter ethanolicus JW 200 genomic DNA:
- a CDS encoding tyrosine-type recombinase/integrase, with protein MEEIVILGGQKRYLLVDDDGEPVESVYRFLKFKDNAGKARNTLRAYCYHLKEFFEFLQQKDRDYRDISIDDMAEFMRWLQTPHRNVKVSSIKPSQDVLQANTVNAYISSVIEFYDYLMKIDDYSIQLSQRLKKQIPGSRREFKDFLYHINKNRDYNTKILKVKVPKKRPKTISKEKIAILIDACSNLRDKFLIQLLWESGFRIGECLSLWLEDFIIDARKIDLKDRGELPNLADIKTVCSPRRIDVSADLMNLYMDYVAEYHTDEVDTNHVFIKLSGKNKYQPMEYPDVASLFKRLREKTGIYVTPHMFRHSHFDTLRKQGWGFEKIKQRGGWSNVQTPMQIYSHPDEEEMRKDWEQAEKRMKLKNKTKENDKK; from the coding sequence GTGGAGGAAATAGTTATACTAGGAGGACAGAAGCGATACTTGCTTGTTGATGATGACGGTGAGCCAGTAGAGTCAGTGTATAGGTTTTTAAAATTTAAAGATAATGCTGGAAAAGCAAGGAACACTCTTCGTGCATACTGTTATCATTTGAAGGAGTTTTTTGAGTTTCTTCAACAAAAAGACAGAGATTATCGTGATATAAGCATAGACGATATGGCAGAGTTCATGAGATGGCTACAAACACCACATAGGAATGTAAAAGTATCATCAATAAAGCCTTCGCAAGATGTTTTACAAGCAAATACTGTTAATGCCTACATATCAAGTGTTATTGAGTTTTATGACTATCTAATGAAGATTGATGATTATTCTATACAATTATCTCAAAGGCTTAAAAAGCAGATACCAGGTTCTCGGAGAGAATTTAAGGATTTCTTATATCATATTAACAAGAACAGGGATTACAATACGAAAATTTTAAAGGTTAAAGTCCCAAAAAAACGCCCAAAAACCATTTCAAAAGAGAAAATCGCTATATTGATAGATGCTTGTTCTAATTTGAGGGACAAGTTCCTTATACAACTGCTCTGGGAAAGTGGATTCCGTATAGGTGAGTGTTTATCCTTATGGCTTGAGGATTTCATCATTGATGCAAGGAAGATTGACCTTAAAGACAGGGGTGAATTGCCTAACCTTGCTGATATTAAAACAGTTTGCAGTCCAAGAAGGATAGATGTATCTGCTGACCTAATGAACCTGTATATGGACTATGTTGCAGAGTATCACACTGATGAAGTAGATACAAACCATGTCTTTATTAAACTTTCAGGAAAAAACAAGTATCAACCTATGGAATATCCTGATGTGGCTTCACTATTTAAAAGGTTACGTGAAAAAACGGGCATATATGTAACTCCCCATATGTTTCGTCACAGTCATTTTGATACACTTCGGAAGCAAGGTTGGGGATTTGAAAAGATTAAGCAACGTGGCGGATGGTCGAATGTTCAAACACCTATGCAGATATATTCACATCCAGACGAAGAAGAAATGCGTAAAGACTGGGAACAGGCTGAAAAACGTATGAAGTTAAAAAATAAAACCAAGGAGAATGATAAAAAGTGA
- a CDS encoding biotin transporter BioY → MIKTKDMILASLFAAITFIMGFVKIPLPFSPVPITGQTFAVMLAGGLLNPTSAFLSLFIFDLLGAIGIPVFSGLTGGLNVLVGPTGGYILSWPFAAFLISLTLKNKKANFINIFISYLLFAIIFVYILGVTQLSFVTGIPFKKAILAGALPFIPGDLIKAFIASYLTLKLKPVIKSNEKRQG, encoded by the coding sequence ATGATAAAAACTAAAGACATGATTTTAGCTTCTCTTTTTGCTGCTATTACTTTTATAATGGGTTTTGTAAAAATCCCCTTACCTTTTTCTCCAGTACCTATCACAGGACAAACTTTTGCAGTAATGTTAGCTGGAGGTCTATTAAATCCTACATCAGCATTTTTGAGCCTTTTTATTTTTGACCTTTTAGGTGCAATTGGAATACCTGTCTTTTCTGGACTTACAGGAGGTTTAAATGTTTTAGTAGGACCTACAGGAGGATATATTTTAAGTTGGCCCTTTGCAGCTTTTTTAATTTCTTTGACTTTAAAAAATAAAAAAGCAAATTTTATTAATATTTTTATAAGCTATCTCTTATTTGCAATAATTTTTGTTTATATTTTAGGAGTAACTCAGCTCTCTTTTGTTACAGGAATACCATTTAAAAAAGCCATTTTAGCCGGGGCACTTCCTTTTATACCTGGCGACTTAATCAAAGCATTTATCGCTTCCTATCTCACTTTAAAATTAAAACCTGTTATAAAATCTAATGAAAAAAGGCAAGGTTGA
- a CDS encoding bifunctional nuclease family protein translates to MLKFHVKAITMDVEGNFSVLLTDEEEKKVLPIVIGPLEAQNIAIPLQGITPPRPLTPDLLKSVIEELGGKPEKVVITDLKDDTYYAELYIKQGDRVIKLDSRPSDAIALAMRTDIPIFINIRLAEFTYDMADLKFDDRDS, encoded by the coding sequence ATGTTAAAATTTCATGTTAAGGCAATTACGATGGACGTAGAAGGAAATTTCTCTGTCCTATTGACAGATGAAGAGGAAAAGAAAGTTTTACCTATAGTTATAGGTCCACTGGAAGCTCAAAACATAGCTATCCCTCTTCAGGGAATTACACCGCCTCGCCCTTTAACCCCCGACCTTTTAAAATCTGTTATTGAAGAACTTGGAGGAAAACCTGAAAAAGTTGTAATTACTGATTTAAAAGATGACACTTATTATGCAGAGCTTTATATAAAACAAGGGGATAGAGTTATAAAATTAGACTCAAGACCCAGTGATGCGATAGCTTTGGCAATGCGAACTGATATACCAATTTTCATAAATATTCGTTTAGCGGAATTCACTTATGATATGGCAGATTTAAAATTTGATGATAGAGATAGTTAA
- a CDS encoding LuxR C-terminal-related transcriptional regulator: MKKLIFNEVLYSHKRCLEMGLKQSLDTPLIFLEEEELRLKIRENNELIDVFRKNVNSIFKQLKERYVFLLTDTDGYLLEMVYEKKIYNNLDKSGFKIGTSFKEESCGTNAISLAMRLNQLVYLKPEQHYCNIFKEWYCIAIPLIIDDEIIGYLDLSTIKDSMVDEMVVIVELLAYKIVSDYIRMFGNKAKNSRVKLKEEQLKVLKLVTKGYKDIVIAKELGISINTVNYHKRNIFKKLDVRSTREAIAKAIRMGLIE; this comes from the coding sequence ATGAAAAAGTTAATATTTAATGAAGTGCTTTATTCTCATAAAAGATGTTTAGAAATGGGACTTAAACAGTCTCTAGATACTCCTTTGATATTTTTAGAAGAGGAGGAGTTGCGGTTAAAAATAAGAGAAAATAACGAACTCATAGATGTTTTTAGAAAAAACGTTAATAGTATTTTCAAGCAACTCAAAGAGAGATACGTGTTTTTATTGACCGATACTGATGGGTACCTTTTGGAAATGGTATATGAAAAGAAAATCTATAATAATCTTGATAAATCAGGATTTAAAATAGGAACTTCTTTTAAGGAAGAGAGCTGTGGTACAAATGCTATTTCATTAGCGATGAGACTGAACCAACTAGTTTATTTAAAACCTGAACAACATTATTGCAATATTTTTAAAGAGTGGTATTGCATTGCTATACCTCTTATTATTGATGATGAGATAATAGGATATTTAGATTTATCAACAATAAAAGATAGTATGGTTGATGAAATGGTGGTGATTGTGGAATTATTGGCGTATAAGATTGTTAGTGACTATATAAGGATGTTTGGAAATAAAGCAAAGAATAGTAGAGTTAAGCTTAAAGAAGAACAGCTAAAAGTTCTAAAATTAGTTACGAAAGGATACAAAGATATCGTAATTGCAAAAGAACTTGGAATAAGCATAAATACCGTAAATTATCATAAAAGAAATATTTTCAAAAAATTGGATGTTCGGAGTACAAGAGAGGCAATTGCTAAAGCAATTCGAATGGGTTTAATAGAGTAA
- a CDS encoding transposase: protein MYQLQLLLNIPELFTSQSKIDFYSSMFENLDLSSIPEFPSSSPGRKGYSHHALFRAFIVMKAERFGTISDLLDYLRNNLIIAHLCGFDISKPLPSYWTFRRFINDFSHDYLTSIFQNQVNILKNMGIISGEFISMDSTPIKANTKLNNPKSFSKNKFSKDNQPKSDKDCKLGVYSASNDSSNKRYKFYWGYKNHIIVDAISGLPIAETTTPADAPDFEAALSLLEKTNKWFNLKYVNFIADKGYDVKKLYNYVRNILHGHCFIPLNKRNSKNPPLTDDGYMVCEAGIKMLKDGKQYFDGFIKQKFVCKFCNSKDDSACPINHPKYFNGKKHRGCTKYAIISSDYRSSINRDSLYFKAVYKLRIESERYNSRFKALDFEKAYVRNINSVSNLNTFGHITLLTVAIVAIKLGKYDEFRSLVALMQSA, encoded by the coding sequence ATGTACCAGCTTCAATTGCTTTTAAATATACCTGAACTCTTTACCTCTCAGTCTAAAATTGATTTCTATTCTTCTATGTTTGAAAATCTTGACCTGTCTTCAATACCTGAATTCCCTTCCTCTAGTCCTGGCCGTAAGGGTTATTCTCACCATGCACTTTTTAGAGCTTTTATTGTCATGAAAGCTGAAAGATTCGGCACAATTTCTGACCTTTTAGATTATCTCCGCAATAATCTTATCATTGCTCATCTTTGTGGCTTCGACATTTCTAAACCTCTTCCTTCTTATTGGACTTTTCGCCGTTTTATTAATGACTTCTCTCATGATTATTTGACCTCTATTTTTCAAAATCAGGTCAATATCCTCAAAAATATGGGTATTATCTCCGGTGAGTTTATTTCCATGGATTCTACCCCTATTAAAGCTAACACTAAGTTAAATAACCCTAAGTCTTTTTCTAAAAATAAATTCTCTAAAGATAATCAGCCTAAGTCAGATAAGGATTGTAAATTAGGCGTTTATTCTGCTTCTAACGATTCTTCTAATAAACGCTATAAGTTTTATTGGGGCTATAAAAATCACATTATTGTTGATGCTATCTCTGGTTTACCCATCGCTGAAACTACTACCCCCGCTGATGCCCCTGATTTTGAAGCCGCTTTATCTTTGCTTGAGAAGACTAATAAGTGGTTTAACCTTAAGTATGTTAATTTTATTGCTGATAAAGGCTATGATGTTAAGAAACTTTATAATTATGTTAGAAATATTCTCCACGGTCATTGCTTTATTCCTCTTAACAAGCGTAATTCTAAAAATCCCCCTCTGACTGATGATGGTTATATGGTCTGTGAAGCGGGTATTAAAATGCTTAAAGATGGCAAGCAATATTTTGATGGTTTTATTAAGCAAAAATTTGTTTGCAAGTTCTGTAATTCTAAGGATGATTCTGCCTGCCCTATAAATCATCCTAAATATTTTAATGGCAAAAAGCATAGAGGCTGTACTAAGTATGCTATTATATCTTCTGATTATAGGTCCTCTATTAATAGAGACTCCCTATATTTTAAGGCCGTCTACAAATTGAGAATTGAATCAGAAAGATATAATTCCCGCTTTAAAGCTCTGGATTTTGAAAAGGCTTATGTTAGAAATATTAATTCTGTGAGCAACCTTAATACTTTTGGCCATATTACTTTGCTTACTGTCGCTATTGTAGCTATTAAATTGGGCAAATATGATGAGTTTAGATCTCTTGTTGCTTTGATGCAATCGGCCTAA
- a CDS encoding Blp family class II bacteriocin encodes MEAVIPMNKFMELTEEDLMVVDGGGPMLAAYPVDWKGLYNEVVGGFLGGAAGAIATGNIEKALVSGIGGAVAGGVKYYVKNPWPTYFFMIY; translated from the coding sequence ATGGAGGCTGTAATACCAATGAATAAATTTATGGAATTGACAGAAGAAGATTTGATGGTTGTTGACGGCGGTGGACCAATGCTTGCTGCATATCCTGTTGATTGGAAAGGTTTATATAATGAGGTAGTTGGTGGGTTTCTAGGTGGAGCAGCTGGTGCTATAGCAACTGGTAATATAGAAAAAGCATTGGTATCAGGAATAGGGGGTGCAGTTGCTGGTGGAGTTAAATATTATGTTAAAAACCCATGGCCAACATACTTTTTCATGATATATTGA
- a CDS encoding class IIb bacteriocin, lactobin A/cerein 7B family — MEVVIKNRNFDLGNFSERGLQDITSEQELQEINGGALPILAVAGAVAAVGGVVYLGIQIGEYVGKAIYYATHP; from the coding sequence ATGGAAGTTGTAATCAAAAATAGAAATTTTGATTTAGGTAATTTTTCTGAAAGAGGATTACAAGATATAACATCTGAGCAAGAACTTCAAGAAATAAATGGAGGTGCTTTGCCAATTCTTGCAGTGGCTGGGGCAGTAGCAGCAGTAGGAGGAGTAGTTTATCTAGGAATTCAAATTGGTGAATATGTAGGAAAAGCTATTTATTATGCTACACATCCATGA
- a CDS encoding class IIb bacteriocin, lactobin A/cerein 7B family: protein MELMNVVGFNEISENELYDINGGIAPVVIAGIIVGGAFVIGLGIGAYVGYKEAERADRK from the coding sequence ATGGAATTAATGAATGTTGTTGGGTTTAATGAAATTTCTGAAAATGAATTGTATGATATTAACGGTGGAATAGCTCCTGTAGTTATAGCAGGTATTATAGTAGGGGGAGCTTTTGTGATAGGCTTAGGTATAGGAGCTTATGTAGGATATAAAGAAGCAGAAAGAGCAGATAGAAAATAG
- a CDS encoding peptidase domain-containing ABC transporter has translation MNIFKRYVCIKQHDIKDCGAACLATISKQYGLKIPISKIREAAGTDKQGTSAYGLIKAAEKLGFTAKGVRANKPEDIFNEFPLPAIAHVIIDGRLLHYVVIHKITKKELIIADPAKGIVRYTPEEFFKIWTGVLILMVPTVQFKKGDETQGLFSRFFALLKPQKRLIVHIFFVSLIFTVLGIIGSFYFKFLMDSILPNGLVKTLNMLSIGIIVLYIFKVLLNAFRTQLLLYLSQNIDIPLMLGYYNHVIELPMNFFDTRKVGEIISRFNDAARIREAISGATLTIMIDTLMVIVGGAILYSQNHMLFGITLIPVVLYAIIVWVFNNSLKSINRTMMENNAKLTSYLVESLNGIETVKAFNGAPRSAITLS, from the coding sequence ATGAACATATTTAAGCGCTATGTATGCATTAAACAACATGACATAAAAGATTGTGGTGCTGCTTGTCTTGCGACGATATCGAAACAGTATGGATTAAAAATACCAATATCGAAAATAAGAGAAGCTGCAGGAACAGATAAACAGGGCACAAGTGCATATGGGTTAATAAAAGCAGCAGAAAAACTTGGTTTTACAGCTAAAGGAGTTAGAGCAAACAAACCCGAAGATATTTTTAATGAATTTCCGCTTCCTGCAATAGCCCATGTGATTATTGACGGGAGATTACTTCATTATGTGGTAATACATAAGATAACAAAAAAAGAATTAATTATTGCTGACCCTGCAAAGGGAATCGTAAGATATACTCCTGAAGAATTTTTTAAAATATGGACAGGCGTACTCATTCTTATGGTGCCAACGGTTCAATTTAAAAAGGGTGATGAGACGCAAGGACTATTTTCAAGATTCTTTGCATTATTAAAACCTCAAAAAAGACTGATAGTACACATATTTTTTGTATCCCTAATATTTACTGTCTTAGGAATTATAGGCTCATTTTATTTTAAATTCTTAATGGATTCTATACTTCCAAATGGATTAGTTAAAACTCTTAATATGCTCTCAATAGGAATTATTGTATTATATATTTTTAAAGTTTTATTAAACGCCTTTAGAACGCAGTTACTTCTATATTTAAGCCAAAACATTGATATACCATTGATGCTTGGATACTACAACCATGTCATTGAATTGCCTATGAATTTCTTTGATACGCGGAAAGTAGGAGAAATAATATCTCGTTTTAATGATGCGGCAAGAATAAGGGAGGCTATATCAGGAGCGACGCTTACCATAATGATAGATACATTAATGGTTATAGTAGGTGGTGCTATATTATACAGTCAAAATCATATGTTATTTGGTATAACTCTTATTCCTGTTGTTTTATATGCTATTATTGTCTGGGTATTTAACAATTCTTTAAAAAGCATAAATAGAACAATGATGGAAAATAACGCAAAACTAACATCTTATCTTGTAGAATCATTAAACGGGATTGAAACTGTAAAAGCATTCAATGGTGCGCCACGTTCGGCTATAACTTTATCCTGA
- the ltrA gene encoding group II intron reverse transcriptase/maturase, whose amino-acid sequence MYINGKVENETQLKEKLDFIYAKSKEGRSFHGLWELAFNPVTIVTAIHNIKSNKGAKTSGIDEQNIDYYLQLPYEELIELVIKTAKNYHHKPVRRIYIPKSNGKMRPLGIPTMLDRITQECIRIIIEPIVEAKFYPHSYGFRPYRATKHAIVQIINYINSAKNDIPKYVIEGDIRGCFDNINHRILLQKCYRIGIHDKRILALIKQMLKAGYIENDLHHLTELGTPQGAIISPILANIYLNNFDWTIGKMYQQPEQKCKKIEKDRERLKRSGIQPKYLIRYADDWVIMTTTEKEAQRLLKYLKKYFRYKLKLELSEDKTVITDITQKPIKFLGFLIKADYKRKTPNDPKPNKLIGKSYPDPEKVKKQIKEISKEIHKLKEIPEDIDKAIQIEKINTMIIGIAEYWKTSICSNTFNYIDDKINKSAFMSILKLNLQRFSNYNGIF is encoded by the coding sequence ATGTATATAAACGGCAAGGTGGAAAATGAAACGCAACTCAAAGAAAAGCTAGATTTTATATATGCAAAAAGTAAAGAAGGCAGAAGTTTCCATGGACTATGGGAATTAGCATTCAACCCAGTAACGATTGTTACAGCAATACACAATATCAAAAGTAACAAAGGAGCAAAAACTTCTGGTATCGACGAACAAAACATTGACTACTATCTACAACTGCCGTACGAAGAACTGATCGAATTAGTTATCAAAACAGCAAAAAACTATCACCATAAACCAGTCAGAAGAATCTATATACCAAAATCAAACGGTAAAATGAGACCATTAGGTATCCCCACAATGCTTGACAGAATAACACAAGAATGTATAAGAATAATAATTGAACCAATAGTAGAAGCAAAATTTTATCCACACAGCTACGGATTTCGCCCTTACAGAGCAACCAAACATGCCATAGTGCAAATAATAAATTATATAAACTCAGCTAAAAATGATATCCCTAAATATGTAATTGAAGGAGACATCAGAGGCTGTTTTGATAACATAAACCACCGAATACTACTGCAAAAGTGCTATAGAATAGGAATACACGACAAAAGAATCCTGGCTCTAATCAAGCAAATGCTCAAAGCAGGCTACATTGAAAATGACCTACACCATTTAACCGAGCTAGGTACTCCTCAAGGAGCTATAATATCGCCAATACTTGCAAATATCTACCTCAATAACTTTGACTGGACGATTGGAAAAATGTATCAACAACCAGAACAAAAATGTAAGAAAATAGAAAAAGACAGAGAAAGACTCAAAAGAAGTGGAATACAGCCCAAATACCTAATAAGATATGCAGATGATTGGGTGATAATGACCACAACAGAAAAAGAAGCGCAGAGGCTACTAAAATACCTTAAAAAATACTTCAGATACAAACTTAAACTTGAATTATCTGAAGATAAAACAGTAATTACAGATATAACACAGAAACCTATTAAATTTCTAGGCTTTCTAATAAAAGCAGATTATAAAAGAAAAACTCCCAATGACCCGAAACCAAATAAATTAATAGGAAAATCATACCCAGATCCTGAAAAAGTCAAGAAACAAATCAAGGAAATCAGTAAAGAAATCCACAAATTAAAAGAAATACCCGAAGATATAGATAAAGCCATACAAATAGAGAAGATTAATACAATGATAATCGGAATAGCTGAATACTGGAAAACAAGTATCTGCTCAAACACCTTCAACTATATTGATGATAAAATCAACAAAAGTGCCTTCATGTCAATTCTCAAATTAAATCTCCAAAGATTTTCAAATTATAATGGCATTTTTTAA
- a CDS encoding ExeA family protein has protein sequence MFTQYFGMKFNPFSKEISVNDLYISEDIAELNARLKYLQETRGIGLIVGEAGSGKSTALRRYAESLNRSTFKPCYFALSTLTVREFYQALAMILGETPSYKKVTLFHQIQRAITELYYSQKITPVIILDEIQLVSNDVLEDLRIIFNFNMDSQNPYILILSGQPHIRNKLALNVNSALRQRISIKYVMQGLKKEEIQDYIKTRMKIAGVVDDIFTPSAYEAIYSLTKGLPRIINNLVTASLLYAYSKRLREIDEEVIYQAQNEISL, from the coding sequence ATGTTTACCCAATATTTTGGAATGAAATTTAATCCATTTTCTAAAGAGATAAGTGTAAACGACCTTTACATAAGTGAAGACATTGCTGAATTAAATGCCAGGCTAAAATATTTACAAGAAACAAGGGGTATAGGACTTATCGTTGGGGAGGCCGGTTCAGGCAAATCTACCGCATTAAGAAGATATGCTGAAAGCCTCAACCGTTCTACATTTAAACCATGTTACTTTGCTCTATCTACACTCACAGTGAGAGAATTCTATCAAGCATTGGCTATGATTTTAGGCGAAACACCCTCATACAAAAAAGTAACGCTCTTTCACCAGATACAAAGAGCGATAACAGAACTTTACTATAGCCAGAAGATAACTCCTGTCATAATATTAGATGAAATACAACTGGTTTCTAATGATGTTCTTGAAGATTTGAGAATAATATTTAACTTTAATATGGATTCTCAAAACCCGTATATATTGATACTTTCAGGACAACCACACATAAGAAACAAACTAGCCTTGAATGTAAACAGTGCACTAAGGCAAAGAATTTCTATAAAGTATGTGATGCAAGGGCTAAAAAAAGAAGAAATTCAAGATTATATAAAAACAAGAATGAAAATAGCCGGAGTGGTGGATGATATATTTACACCATCAGCATATGAAGCAATATATTCTCTAACAAAAGGGCTCCCAAGGATAATAAATAACCTGGTAACAGCTTCTCTTCTCTATGCGTATTCTAAAAGGCTAAGAGAAATAGATGAAGAAGTAATATACCAGGCACAAAATGAAATCAGTTTGTGA